In the genome of Dermatophagoides farinae isolate YC_2012a chromosome 4, ASM2471394v1, whole genome shotgun sequence, the window TATCAGTCAATGTTTCACGTACTAATTCTGGATATTGTTTCGATTTACCGGCAATCAATATGATTCCATTATTTTCAGTAAATAACCGATAAACTAGATCTCGTTGTTGCCATACGATATGCTGTACATAGACTTTATGATCAGGATTTTCACGTGAAAATGCTGGAAAAACTGTCAATAATTTTCGATCGATTAATGGTTGCCATTCATcatgtaaataataatctttaTCCGAGAATCGACAACCAAAAAAGAGATAATTATGTCCAATATTTCTTTCGCAACGATCATGAATAAATGCACGAAATGGAGCAACACCAGTACCGGCtgcaatcataatcaatggtcgatcattttcatttggtaATCTAAATGTACTTGTACgtagaaaaatattcaaagaaGATATGTTTGATTCTTGCCGTTGCATCCATGTTGTACATTGACCTAATCGTGGTTTTTTCAATCGTGTACGatattcaacaacagcatacaaaatttgaatcgattttggTTTACAAAGCGGTGAACTTGCGATTGAATATGAACGCCAAGCCATTGCCggaattaaatcaaatagaTAATCAAATGGTACATATGGTGTGGTATTGGGAAAATCAGTCATAACTTCTAAAATTGTACGTTTTGGACGATTAACATAATCATACAGTTCATCCAGATCGGCTCCCGCAGAAAatcgtttcaatttttcacgTTCCAATGGATCACGActaaatcgataaaaaagatcaaaaaatgatCTTTTCGGTATGGAATTTATATCCATATAACGTCGGATTATTTCACGTATGGTACATGGATTTCGCTGCTggattaaatgatgataatatgatgattgtggtatCCAATATTGATggtcattcaatttcaatctaATCAATCTATCGGCTATTAATCGATTGCGACCacttttattatcaacatcatcatcatcatcttcatcagaattgaataaatttaaaaataaatcaacttGTTCCTGATGATTTTCTGGATAAACAACACAAACATCAGtcaatgaatattgaattgTTGAATCTAATTCTAATTCGATAAGACGAACATCTTGAAAATGATCCTCGGCAGTTATACGTCGATTTTCGAGAACACGTGCTTTGAATGGATTTAATTGGTCAtatttatgattttcataTCCGTTTTCCAACGCCAACGATAAACGAgaatcgtcgtcatcatcaccatgaacattatcaaaaaattcaatcacatTAATGCTTGGTTCAATAAGCGATTCATCGTCATCCGTTAATTTTGACAAGTTTGTTTCAGATATGATTAGCTGATAGAATTTTTGTAACCATGGATCAATCGTAAAGAATGGACCAAATTCATGTTGTTCATCACCCAAGACTAGATCAAGTAAATTTTTGGCACCCAATAATTTTAAAcgtttaaataattttttagcCACAAAATTATATTTAGCATATGATGAATCACCCAGACCAATAACAGCGAATTGAAGATGATCAAGAGAATCGTTGGGAAGATCTTTACGCATCAGAAAACGCCAAAACAGTTTCATATTTAATGGTGCTTCACCAAGACCACTCGTTGAACAgatgatcaatatgaatttttcatcaggTAAACATTTTATTGGATAATCATCACATGACATCACctgtatcatcattgttttttgatgatccgatccattctttttttgtaatcTTGATAATTGCCAAGCAATGATTTTGGATAAATCCTGAGAATTACCGGTTTCTGTACCGTAAAGAATTACGATTCGTTCGAATAATGGCATTTCGGTTGAAAACAGTTAATCGgggcgttttttttatggcagcgacaaaaaatgaaatgaaaatttgaagaaaaatgatgatattcaatatgatgattatttttatgatgacacagaaaaaaaagtcaataaCGATGTGGTTTTTATCAACAtgtgtgattgattgattgatgcaAACGACGATTCTCCTCATAAAATAGCCAAACACAAAAAGagccaaaaatgaaaattatttcattgacGATAGATGGCGATTTCTACcaattttttgacaatttatGTTAAAAGATGGCAGCACATGTGTGAAGTTCAAAGTTTTAATCATTCACTGAATTCGTATCAATAGaataaatgacaataaatgaaaatcaaataatgtgaaaaaaaggatGTATTTTACAAACATTACAGAGATTCAGAttatcaacgacaacaacaaaacgaacgaacgaacgaacaaacattcaatcaatcgaatggatttttttttatacaaaatCATCTTTACATtcttgtggttgttgttgttgttgtttttgatgatgatgttgatgattgaatatttgatCAGGATTCATACTTGGTATGACAACATTCATATTTAAATCCATATCTATAGTTGTTatctgctgctgttgttgttgttgttgttgatctttaacttcattttcattatcatcatcattacattgtCGATGTCGActacgatgacgatgatgatgtttttgatgaaattttgaatcatgtATCAAACgtaaacgatgatgatgatgtttttgttgttgttttgaatggCGGCGTGATGAACTTctcgttgttgatgatgaagatgatgaattatgatGTTGTGTGGCTTGTTTCAATAGACGTGGATTTGTAAATATTCCACGTCTTGTCTTGAAACGTGCTCTTTTAtggaatcaaacaaaaaaaaagaaaaatgaattaaaaattaaaaaaattcttcagaGAATTCATTACATACCGGCTGAATAGATTGAGTGCAACACACATACCGATGAACATGATTgccataatgatcattattataatcatatgATTTCCAGATCTTTTATTTGTTGACGTTGATTTcagctcatcatcatcatcatttttattgtcaatatcgaatgattgattttgattgtgaCGACAAAAACCTTCAtgacattgaaatttattaaaGACTAAAGGCAATGTTGTTTgtatcatcgattgattatcattattaccaGTATGGCAATCCTGATCATTGGTACAATTTTGTCGTCCATCACCAATGGCATTggtatcgttgttgttattgttgacgCCTttgtggtgaaaaaaaaaattttttcatatcatcagTAATCAAATTCTAATAGTTAATCAATCGGGTGATCAATTATTAACACTTTCTTTTCATGCTAACTATATAGCGAATCATTATTGTATATggatcattgtcattgaatgaaaacaaaaaaaaaatttccagcCCAAAAACTGAGCAAAAAATGCTCTGTCAATCTGgtcacacattttttttgggcgtttgattcatcatcattattaccagagttttttttctggcttcATCAACTTAATGaccaaacagaaaaaaattgaccattcgtgaattttttgaattcgtTGTGGTCacatgacacacacacactggatTGTAGAGTATTtcattgtggaaaaaaaagacagaaaCGTGATTGGAATTGAATCTTGTGTAAATCAATGTgtaaaatgattcatttttgacaaaaaatcaaGTGTTGGCCATAAATGTGTAAAACtatgaatattgatttttgactATTAAACATCACATTGATgacattgattattgattgattagttTGATTTGCTGCTAGTGGTAAtgtttatatgtgtgtgtgtgtgtgtttctatGAGCAGGActgattgatgaatatttccatttcataAAACTAAAcacattgtttttcattcacaaatcTTACCATGTTTTAttcgatgaaaaattatatttgccacatttgatgatgatgatgatgatgggttATTATAATTCACTGATTTCACTGATAATTGTTGAGCATTGACCATAGTAGTactagtagtagtggtagtagtgatgaccatcatcacaatgagaatcatcatcgtaatgattttgaattgaaaatttttggcGATGAATGCCGATTcgattccaaaa includes:
- the LOC142597498 gene encoding uncharacterized protein LOC142597498, which codes for MMILIVMMVITTTTTTSTTMVNAQQLSVKSVNYNNPSSSSSSNVANIIFHRIKHGVNNNNNDTNAIGDGRQNCTNDQDCHTGNNDNQSMIQTTLPLVFNKFQCHEGFCRHNQNQSFDIDNKNDDDDELKSTSTNKRSGNHMIIIMIIMAIMFIGMCVALNLFSRARFKTRRGIFTNPRLLKQATQHHNSSSSSSTTRSSSRRHSKQQQKHHHHRLRLIHDSKFHQKHHHRHRSRHRQCNDDDNENEVKDQQQQQQQQQITTIDMDLNMNVVIPSMNPDQIFNHQHHHQKQQQQQPQECKDDFV